The genome window TCATGACAGTAGAAACGATGCTTGGCAAAGAAGACCAATAACCCAATGGTGCTCAGTATGGAGGCAACAAAGAGTATTTTCTTCCATTTGATGGATTGACGCTGCTGAACAGTGAGCGTCTGGCGAGCATTCAAGATGCTATTCAGCTTAATTGTAGCCAGCATATAGCACAGCGAGCATATCATAAACGTGATGAAGATCCGCTCATGAACAGCTAAAAGTATGATAGAaagataatacaaaaatttaatacgaTATAAGTGTATAAGATCGATTTAGTCAACCCAccgactataagatacccgttactttatttaaatttatataaaattggtctatatattttaaacaaaaaaatattgcataattttaggCGCTATTAGTAACTTCAAAATGTATAACCGCCATAACTACCGTTAAgtttaattgatattgatgaaattaaatgaactgattgcaaaaattaaaaggaagTGTTCAccattaaaaacaacattatAAAATAGAAACTAAAGTTGAGAAATGAGAATATGtatcaaataattaagaaGGTATAAAATTCATAGAGTTTGACAAATCTGCatttgcctgttacatacattacaacgaatacaatatatGCTGTAACTTTACGAGTAACGGGTACAATTAAAGAGTAAAGATGAGTTTACTTACGATAATTCTCGCGATTCGATATATAGGTGACACCGCCAAGTGCCGCAACTTCGATGCAGTTGAGCACCAGGATGAGTGTTATCAACCAGCTGGTCTTTGGCACCAGCGATGGAGCTAAACGCGCCAATTGGGAGCGATAATAGTTCTTGTAGACAAAGGCAATAGGTATACGCGGTCCAATGTGCAGCGCAATGCTAAAACGCCAGAAATAACGCTGTGGACTAACGCCAGTAATTGCACTTATCGAGGGTACAATATTATAGACCTGAAATATATTAAGAGGGAATTAACTAAGTTAGTAaaagtgtgtttttttttaaacgaaatGAAGCCGGAGATGTtaccgaaaaaaaatatttttcaagaaccgaaaactgAGACGTTTGTACTGGTAAAGTTTcggtacatttttaattatttttatgtatagaTTTATCTCGataaatatgtaattcaattttttttcatgtaaaaaaattatgctaaatttaacaaaaattttaaactgtaataattttataaaaactcaaccgattctCAAACGCAAtattgatcatggtttgggcaaaaaaaaatttttctgcatttcaaaataatataacagtttcgtcaaaataatttttttcttttgatctGGTTTTTGATTTAAGTACTAAAGGGTTCcctctttgaaatttcaaaaagtgaaaatttgaaatctctaGCTTTCACATTTTTCTTCCTCcatagaattttgaaaattgaaaatttgaaatctcaaTATTgaacttttaatcaactgcttatatcaaaataaacataaaacaacacttttaactcGATTCTGACACCTTTTAAAACAGAAAAccgaaacttttttttattgtggttTGATTCCCaggtttataataaaaataaagctcaCCCGGCAATGTGTCTCGTGTACATCGTCGTATTGGAAGACGTAGGCGGTCACAAAGCATGTGAAGAGTGTTACCAAAGGCAGTAATGCCGTTACCACACAGATCTCATGGAAACTGGCCATATAGTGTATGGCCATGGGTTGCTCCGGCTGCTTCGAGCTAATCGTTGTTTCCTCCTCAGTTTCTCCATCTTTCttattttgtggttgttgttgttgctatcaaACGGAAGAATCAATCAAAGGTTTTAATGTAATTACGAGCAGAATTAACAACATTCGATTCGACTTAATTAGTTATGGTTCGTTTGATCAAAAGGGCGCTTACCTCGCTTTTTGTACTCTCGAAAACTTGTTCATGATGAGTTTTGGATGGTTAggtgcacaacaacaaaaagctctataataaaaaaaaaataatataagaaca of Drosophila innubila isolate TH190305 chromosome X, UK_Dinn_1.0, whole genome shotgun sequence contains these proteins:
- the LOC117793768 gene encoding post-GPI attachment to proteins factor 2-like isoform X1; translated protein: MQKTTTTMPTPAAGTAEAAAAADSGVASTSTLIMAASAAASLAHSSNKGSERGDFSGDSSGPAQQQQPQNKKDGETEEETTISSKQPEQPMAIHYMASFHEICVVTALLPLVTLFTCFVTAYVFQYDDVHETHCRVYNIVPSISAITGVSPQRYFWRFSIALHIGPRIPIAFVYKNYYRSQLARLAPSLVPKTSWLITLILVLNCIEVAALGGVTYISNRENYPVHERIFITFMICSLCYMLATIKLNSILNARQTLTVQQRQSIKWKKILFVASILSTIGLLVFFAKHRFYCHDLAFSWFAFFEYLIAISNMLFHFTIIWDFPSQFMLIVQGPPETLKKYLAAKPKLN
- the LOC117793768 gene encoding post-GPI attachment to proteins factor 2-like isoform X2; protein product: MAIHYMASFHEICVVTALLPLVTLFTCFVTAYVFQYDDVHETHCRVYNIVPSISAITGVSPQRYFWRFSIALHIGPRIPIAFVYKNYYRSQLARLAPSLVPKTSWLITLILVLNCIEVAALGGVTYISNRENYPVHERIFITFMICSLCYMLATIKLNSILNARQTLTVQQRQSIKWKKILFVASILSTIGLLVFFAKHRFYCHDLAFSWFAFFEYLIAISNMLFHFTIIWDFPSQFMLIVQGPPETLKKYLAAKPKLN